TGGCCGCGCTCGCCGTGCCGCTCTCCGCCTACTTCCTCCTCCCCCCGTTCGGCCGCTGGATGCTCACGCCCGGCGACCTGCCGCGCCTGGCCGTCTTCCTGGCCGTGGCGGCGCTGATCGGCGCCATGCACGAGTCGCTCGCGCGCACGCGGCACGAGGCGCTGGCGGCCGCGCGCGAGTCCGAGCGGAGCCGGGCGGTGGCCGAGGAGCAGTCCGCCGAGCTGGAGATGCAGGCGGCCGAGCTGCAGCAGCAGGCCGCCGAGCTGGAGCTGCAGACCGAGGAGGCGCAGGCCCTGGCCGGGGAGCTGGAGGCCGCCAACCGGCAGATCCGGGAGAGCACCGAGCGCCGGCTGGCCGAGGCCGAGGCCGGCCGGCACCGGCTGGAGGCGATCCTGGAGGGGCTGGGCGAGAGCTTCGTGGCCCTCGACGCCGGATGGCGCTACACCTACGTCAACCGCCACGCCGAGGCGACGCTCAGGAAGTCCCGCGCGGAGCTGCTGGGCAGGAGCATCTGGGAGGTGTTCCCCGGCCTCGAGGGCAGCCAGACCGGGCGCGAGCTGCACCGCATCCGCGCCGAGGGGAGGCCGGGGAGCTTCGAGGTCTACTCCGACGTGGTGGGGAGCTGGGTGGCCGTGCGCGCGGCGCCGTGGGAGGGCGGGCTCTCCGTCTTCTACGAGGACGTCACCGCCCGGCGCGAGGCGCAGCGGCAGGCGTCGTGGCTGGCGGCCCTGGTGGAGTCGTCGCAGGACGCCATCCTCTCCAAGACGCTCGACGGCATCGTGCAGAGCTGGAACCGCGGCGCCGAGCGGCTCTACGGCTACACGGCCGAGGAGATGGTGGGCCGCCCCGTGGCGGTCCTGGCGCCGCCCGAACGCCACGACGAGATCCCGGCCATCCTGGAGCGCCTGGCGCGCGGCGAGCGCATCGAGACCTTCGAGACCGTGCGCCAGCGCAAGGACGGCACCCTGGTGGACGTGCTGCTGGCCGTCTCGCCGGTGTTCGACGCCGACGGGAAGGTGGCGGGCGCCTCGACCATCGCCCGCGACGTCACCGAGCGCAAGCGCACCGAGGCCCGGCTCCGCGAGAGCGAGGAGGGCCTGCGCTTCCTGGCCGAGGCCAGCCGCGTGCTGGCCGCCTCGCTCGACCCGCAGGCCACCGTCTCGGCCGTGGCGCGCCTCCCCGTGCCGCGGATCGCCGACTACGCCGCGGTGGTGCTGAACGGCCCCGGCGGGAGCGTGCTGCCGATGGACGCCGCGCACGTCGACCCGGCCAAGCTCCCCCTGCTGCGCGAGATGATGGAGCGCTGGAGAGCGCACCCCTCTCCCGCGAGCCCCACCGCCCGGGTGCTCCAGGGCGGGCAGCCGCTCCTGGTGCGCCAGGCGAACGACGCCACGCACCAGGAGATGATCGCCGACCCGGAGCTGCGCCGCATCACGCGGGCGCTGGCGCCCACCTCGTTCATGATCGTCCCCATCCGCCTGGAAGACCGCGTGCTGGGCTCCGTGGCGCTGGCCAGCACCCGCCCCGAGCGGCGCTACGGCCCGGCCGACCTGGCGCTGGCCGAGGAGCTGGCCCGCCGCGCCGCCGCCGCGCTGGAGAACGCGCGGCTGCACACGGCCGAGCAGGAGGCCCGCCGCCAGGCCGAGCGCAGCGCCGAGCGCACCGCCCGGCTGCAGGCCGCCACCGCCCA
The DNA window shown above is from Longimicrobium sp. and carries:
- a CDS encoding PAS domain S-box protein, yielding MQSPVPTATDPPPAAADPRRPAWQRYGLALAATGAALGVSLLLRQWVESNVFIFFFAAVVLTAWFGGRGPALVVAALAVPLSAYFLLPPFGRWMLTPGDLPRLAVFLAVAALIGAMHESLARTRHEALAAARESERSRAVAEEQSAELEMQAAELQQQAAELELQTEEAQALAGELEAANRQIRESTERRLAEAEAGRHRLEAILEGLGESFVALDAGWRYTYVNRHAEATLRKSRAELLGRSIWEVFPGLEGSQTGRELHRIRAEGRPGSFEVYSDVVGSWVAVRAAPWEGGLSVFYEDVTARREAQRQASWLAALVESSQDAILSKTLDGIVQSWNRGAERLYGYTAEEMVGRPVAVLAPPERHDEIPAILERLARGERIETFETVRQRKDGTLVDVLLAVSPVFDADGKVAGASTIARDVTERKRTEARLRESEEGLRFLAEASRVLAASLDPQATVSAVARLPVPRIADYAAVVLNGPGGSVLPMDAAHVDPAKLPLLREMMERWRAHPSPASPTARVLQGGQPLLVRQANDATHQEMIADPELRRITRALAPTSFMIVPIRLEDRVLGSVALASTRPERRYGPADLALAEELARRAAAALENARLHTAEQEARRQAERSAERTARLQAATAQLSEARTPAEVGAVVVRTGTEALGAAAAWIGQLTPEGDALELLASGGYPAELLEEFRRFPLDAPLPLADALRRREVVCLESVPERDRRYPALAASHPRTANAAWVAVPMLVEGRAVGGVALSFAHEREFDGVTRDFLLAVARQAALALERARLFEAEQRARAEAEQANRAKFEFLTTMSHELRTPLNAIAGYVELLELGIRGAPTEGQLEYLARIRRSQTHLLGLINDVLNFARIDSGHVHFDLDDVPLDEALTEVEALIGPQMQAKGLEYEYSRFDPAVTVRVDPEKLRQIVLNLLSTAVKFTPSGGRVVMECARVDGFVAVRVRDTGLGIPGDKLATIFEPFVQVNAGYTRPSEGTGLGLAISRDLARAMGGELSAESRDGEGSVFTLSLPIGDPLPRREAEP